A window from Manis javanica isolate MJ-LG chromosome 10, MJ_LKY, whole genome shotgun sequence encodes these proteins:
- the SBF1 gene encoding myotubularin-related protein 5 isoform X4 encodes MARLADYFVLVAFGPHPRGSGEGQGQILQRFPEKDWEDNPFPQGIELFCQPSGWQLCPERNPPTFFVAVLTDINSERHYCACLTFWEPADPTQEAACAEDTAEREEEVDEGDPLRLSPSVPHPSGRLFAPKTLVLVSRLDHVEVFRNSLGLIYTIHVEGLSVGLENVIGNLLTCIIPLAGGSQRTISLGAGDRQVIQTPLADSLPVSRCSVALLFRQLGITNVLSLFCAALTEHKVLFLSRSYQRLSDACRGLLALLFPLRYSFTYVPILPAQLLEVLSTPTPFIIGVNAAFQAETQELLDVIVADLDGGTVTIPECVHIPPLPEPLQSQTHSVLSMVLDPELELADLAFPPPTMPASSLNIQDKELRAVFLRLFAQLLQGYRWCLHMVRVHPEPVIRFHKAAFLGQRGLVEDDFLMKVLEGMAFAGFVSERGVPYRPTDLFDELVAHEVARMRAEENHPQRVLRHVKELAEQLYKNENPYPAVSMHKVQRPGEASHLQQASRPFPRLDESMVQWIVDQATAKMQGAPPTVKAERRTSVPSGPPMTAILERSSGLHGNSARRLEVVRNCISYVFEGKMLEAKKLLPAVLRALKGRAARRCLAQELHLHVQQNRAVLDHRQFDFVVRMMNCCLQDCTSLDEHGIAAALLPLATAFCRKLSPGVTQFAYSCVQEHVVWSTPQFWEAMFYADVQTHIRALYLEPAEDQDPSQGGEAPAQDERSALDVASEQQRLWPTLSREKQQELVQKEESTVFSQAIHYASRMSYLLLPLDSSRSRLLRERAGLGDLESVSNSLVTSSMAGSVAESYDTESGFEDSETSDVAGAVVRFINRFVDKVCTESGVTSDHLKGLHVMVPDIVQMHVETLEAVHRESRRLPPIQKPKLLRPRLLPGEECVLDGLRVCLLPDGREGGAGGSGGGPALLPAEGAIFLTTYRVIFTGMPTDPLVGEQVVVRSFPVAALTKEKRVSVQTPTDQLLQDGLQLRSCTFQLLKMAFDEEVGSDSAELFRKQLQKLRYPPDLRGTFAFTLGSTHTVGRPPRTAKDKGPSLRTLSRNLVKNAKKTIGRQYVTRKKYNPPSWEHQGQPPSEDQEDEISVSEELEPSTLTPSLALKPSDRMTMSGLVERACCRDYQRLGLGTLSSSLSRAKSEPFRVSPVNRMYAICRSYPGLLIVPQSVQDNALQRVSRCYRQNRFPVVCWRSGRSKAVLLRSGGLHGKGVVGLFKAQNAPSPGQSQADSSSLEQEKYLQAVVSAMPRYADAAGRNTLSGFSLAHMGSHVPSPRARVTTLSNPMAASASRRTAPRGKWGSVRASGRSSGLSTDVGSRLASRDMLGAPQANGTPPDPGFLRPQRAALYIIGDKAQLKGVRPDPLQQWELVPIEVFEARQVKASFKKLLKACVPGCPTAEPGPASFLRSLEDSEWLVQIHKLLQVSVLVVELLASGSSVLVSLEDGWDITTQVVSLVQLLSDPFYRTLEGFRLLVEKEWLSFGHRFSHRGAHTLAGQSSGFTPVFLQFLDCVYQVHLQFPMEFEFSQFYLKFLGYHHASRRFRTFLLDSDYERIELGLLYEEKGERRGPQACRSVWEYVDRLCKRTPMFYNYMYAPEDAEVLRPYSNVSNLKVWDFYTEETLSEGPPYDWELAQGPPEPPEEERPDGGAPQSRRRVVWPCYDSRPRAQPDAISRLLEELQRLETELGRPPERWKDAWDRVKAAQRLEGRPEGRVSGEGPVGSTLSLSLDSDQSSGSTTSGSRQAARRSTSTLYSQFQTAESENRSYEGTLYKKGAFMKPWKARWFVLDKTKHQLRYYDHRVDTECKGVIDLAEVETVAPGTPTMGAPKTVDEKAFFDVKTTRRVYNFCAQDVPSAQQWVDQIQGCLSDA; translated from the exons GGAGTGGGGAAGGCCAGGGCCAGATCCTGCAGCGCTTCCCAGAGAAGGACTGGGAGGACAACCCGTTCCCCCAGGGCATCGAGCTG TTTTGCCAGCCCAGTGGGTGGCAGCTGTGTCCTGAGAGGAACCCACCAACCTTCTTTGTTGCTGTTCTCACTGACATCAACTCCGAGAGGCACTACTGCGCCTGCTTGACCTTCTGGGAGCCGGCAGATCCCACACAG GAAGCGGCCTGCGCCGAGGACACTGCTgagagggaggaggaagtggaCGAGGGGGATCCTCTGCGACTGTCCCCCTCGGTGCCTCATCCGTCTGGCCGACTGTTTGCACCAAAGACACTGGTGCTGGTGTCTCGACTGGACCACGTGGAGGTGTTCAGG AACAGCCTGGGTCTCATCTACACCATCCATGTGGAGGGCCTGAGCGTGGGCCTGGAGAACGTCATTGGGAACCTGCTTACGTGCATCATCCCCCTGGCTGGGGGCTCCCAG AGAACCATCTCGCTGGGGGCTGGTGACCGGCAGGTCATTCAGACCCCGCTGGCTGACTCGCTGCCTGTCAGCCGCTGCAGTGTGGCCCTGCTCTTCCGCCAGCTGG GCATCACCAACGTGCTGTCTCTGTTCTGTGCCGCCCTCACGGAGCACAAGGTGCTCTTCCTGTCTCGCAGCTACCAGAGGCTCTCCGACGCTTGCCGAGGACTCTTGGCCCTGCTCTTCCCTCTCAGATACAG CTTCACCTACGTGCCCATCCTGCCGGCGCAGCTCCTGGAGGTCCTCAGCACTCCCACGCCCTTCATCATCGGCGTCAACGCTGCTTTCCAGGCAGAGACCCAGGAGCTG CTGGACGTGATTGTTGCTGATCTGGATGGAGGGACGGTGACCATCCCCGAATGTGTGCACATTCCACCCCTGCCAGAGCCGCTGCAGAGTCAGACACACAGTGTTCTGAGCATG gTCCTGGATCCAGAGCTGGAGTTGGCAGATCTTGCCTTCCCACCACCCACAATGCCTGCTTCCTCACTGAATATACAG GACAAGGAACTGCGTGCCGTCTTCCTGCGGCTCTTTGCTCAGCTCCTGCAGGGCTACCGCTGGTGTCTGCACATGGTCCGTGTCCACCCCGAGCCCGTCATCCGCTTCCACAAG GCAGCCTTCCTGGGCCAGCGCGGGCTGGTGGAGGACGACTTCCTGATGAAGGTGCTGGAGGGCATGGCCTTTGCAGGCTTTGTGTCGGAGCGTGGAGTCCCCTACCGCCCCACGGACCTGTTTGATGAG CTGGTGGCCCACGAGGTAGCACGGATGCGGGCAGAAGAGAACCACCCCCAGCGAGTCCTGCGTCATGTCAAGGAATTGGCGGAACAGCTCTATAAGAAC GAGAACCCATACCCTGCCGTGTCCATGCATAAGGTCCAGAGGCCAGGGGAGGCCAGTCACCTGCAGCAGGCATCCCGGCCATTCCCCCGGCTGGACGAGAGCATGGTGCAGTGGATCGTGGACCAGGCCACAGCCAAGATGCAGGGCGCGCCCCCCACGGTGAAGGCTGAGAGGAGGACCAGCGTGCCCTCGGGGCCCCCCATGA CTGCTATCCTGGAGCGGAGCAGTGGGCTCCATGGCAACAGTGCACGCCGGCTTGAGGTGGTTCGAAACTGCATCTCCTATGTGTTCGAGGGGAAGATGCTCGAAGCCAAGAAG CTGCTCCCAGCCGTGCTGAGGGCCCTGAAGGGGCGAGCGGCCCGCCGCTGCCTCGCCCAGGAGCTGCACCTGCACGTGCAGCAGAACCGAGCGGTCCTGGACCACCGGCAGTTTGACTTTGTCGTCCGCATGATGAACTGCTGCCTGcag GATTGCACCTCCCTGGACGAGCACGGCATCGCAGCTGCTCTGCTGCCCCTGGCCACGGCCTTCTGCCGG AAGCTGAGCCCGGGGGTGACGCAGTTTGCATACAGCTGCGTGCAGGAGCACGTGGTGTGGAGCACACCGCAGTTCTGGGAGGCGATGTTCTACGCAGACGTTCAGACCCACATCCGGGCCCTCTACCTGGAGCCTGCCGAGGACCAAGACCCCTCACAG GGAGGAGAAGCGCCTGCACAGGACGAGCGCTCTGCCCTGGACGTGGCATCTGAGCAGCAGCGCCTGTGGCCGACCCTGAGCCGCGAGAAGCAGCAGGAGCTGGTGCAGAAGGAGGAGAGCACGGTGTTCAGCCAGGCCATCCACTACGCCAGCCGCATGAGCTACCTGCTGCTGCCCCTGGACAGCAGCAGAAGCCGGCTGCTGCGGGAGCGCGCGGGGCTGGGTGACCTGGAGAGCGTCAGCAACAGCCTGGTCACCAGCAG CATGGCGGGCAGTGTGGCGGAGAGCTATGACACAGAAAGTGGTTTTGAAGACTCGGAGACCAGTGATGTGGCCGGTGCCGTGGTCCGCTTCATCAACCGCTTCGTAGACAAGGTCTGCACAGAGAGTGGGGTCACCAGCGACCACCTCAAGGGGCTGCACGTCATGGTGCCAG ACATCGTCCAGATGCACGTTGAGACCCTGGAGGCCGTACACCGAGAGAGCAGAAGGCTGCCTCCCATCCAGAAG CCCAAGCTGCTGCGGCCACGCCTTCTGCCTGGCGAGGAGTGTGTGCTGGATGGCCTGCGTGTCTGCCTGCTGCCGGATGGACGTGAGGGGGGCGCAGGCGGTAGCGGTGGGGGGCCCGCACTGCTGCCAGCCGAGGGTGCCATCTTCCTCACCACCTACCGGGTCATCTTCACAGGGATGCCCACCGACCCGCTGG TGGGGGAACAGGTGGTGGTCCGCTCCTTCCCTGTGGCTGCACTCACCAAGGAGAAGCGAGTCAGCGTCCAGACCCCCACAGACCAACTCCTACAGGACGGGCTGCAGCTACGCTCCTGCACATTCCAG CTGCTGAAGATGGCCTTCGACGAGGAGGTGGGGTCTGACAGCGCTGAGCTCTTCCGGAAGCAGCTGCAGAAGTTGCGCTACCCGCCAGACCTCAGGGGCACCTTCGCCTTCACCCTGGGCTCCACCCACACAGTTGGCCGGCCACCCCGCACTGCCAAGGACAAGGGTCCCTCCCTTAG GACTCTTTCTCGGAACCTCGTGAAAAACGCCAAGAAGACCATTGGGCGTCAGTATGTCACTCGGAAGAAGTATAATCCCCCGAGCTGGGAGCACCAGGGCCAGCCGCCCTCTGAGGACCAGGAAGATGAGATCTCAG TTTCGGAGGAGCTGGAGCCCAGCACGCTGACCCCTTCCTTGGCCCTGAAGCCCTCGGACCGCATGACCATGAGTGGGCTGGTGGAACGGGCATGCTGCCGGGACTACCAGCGCCTGGGCCTGGGCACGCTGAGCAGCAGTCTGAGCCGCGCCAAGTCTGAGCCCTTCCGTGTCTCCCCGGTCAACCGCATGTACGCCATCTGCCGCAG CTACCCCGGGCTGCTGATCGTCCCCCAGAGTGTCCAGGACAACGCCCTGCAGCGCGTCTCCCGTTGCTACCGCCAGAACCGCTTCCCCGTGGTCTGCTGGCGCAGTGGGCGCTCCAAGGCTGTGCTGCTGCGCTCAGGGGGCCTGCACGGCAAGGGTGTCGTCGGCCTCTTCAAGGCCCAAAACGCGCCTTCTCCAG gCCAGTCCCAGGCGGACTCCAGCAGCTTGGAGCAGGAGAAGTACCTGCAGGCTGTGGTCAGCGCCATGCCCCGCTACGCAGATGCTGCAGGTCGGAACACCCTCAGCGGCTTCTCTTTGGCCCACATGGGCAGCCATG TGCCCAGCCCCCGAGCCAGGGTCACCACGCTGTCCAACCCCATGGCGGCCTCGGCCTCCAGACGGACTGCACCCCGAG GTAAATGGGGCAGTGTCCGGGCCAGTGGGCGCAGCAGTGGGCTCAGCACTGATGTTGGCTCCCGGCTAGCAAGCAGAGACATGCTGGGTGCCCCCCAGGCCAATGGGACCCCCCCCGACCCAGGCTTTCTTCGGCCCCAGCGTGCAGCGCTCTACATCATTGGGGACAAAGCCCAGCTCAAG GGCGTGCGGCCAGACCCCCTGCAGCAGTGGGAGCTGGTGCCCATCGAGGTGTTTGAGGCCCGGCAGGTGAAGGCCAGCTTCAAGAAGCTGCTGAAGGCGTGCGTCCCTGGCTGTCCCACGGCCGAGCCCGGTCCGGCCTCCTTCCTGCGCTCGCTGGAGGACTCAGAGTGGCTGGTCCAG ATCCACAAGCTGCTGCAGGTCTCGGTGCTGGTGGTGGAGCTCCTGGCCTCGGGCTCCTCTGTCCTGGTGAGCCTGGAGGACGGCTGGGACATCACCACCCAG GTGGTGTCCCTCGTGCAGCTGCTCTCGGACCCCTTCTACCGCACCCTGGAGGGCTTCCGTCTGCTGGTGGAGAAGGAGTGGCTGTCCTTTGGCCACCGATTCAGCCACCGTGGCGCCCACACCCTGGCTGGGCAGAGCAGTGGCTTCACGCCCGTCTTCCTACAGTTCCTGGACTGTGTGTACCAG GTTCACCTGCAGTTTCCCATGGAGTTCGAGTTCAGCCAGTTCTACCTCAAGTTCCTTGGTTACCACCATGCATCCCGCCGCTTCCGGACCTTTCTGCTCGACTCGGATTACGAACGCATAGAGCTGG GGCTATTGTATGAGGAGAAGGGGGAGCGCAGGGGCCCGCAGGCGTGCAGGTCCGTGTGGGAGTATGTGGACCGGCTGTGTAAGAGGACACCCATGTTCTACAACTACATGTATGCGCCCGAGGATGCTGAG GTCCTGCGGCCCTACAGCAACGTGTCCAACCTGAAGGTGTGGGACTTCTACACTGAGGAGACGTTGTCTGAGGGCCCCCCTTATGACTGGGAGCTAGCCCAGGGGCCACCTGAGCCCCCAGAGGAGGAACGGCCTGATGGGGGCGCTCCCCAGAGCAGGCGCCGGGTGGTGTGGCCATGCTACGACAGCCGCCCCCGGGCCCAGCCCGATGCCATCTCACGCCTGCTGGAG GAGCTGCAGCGGCTGGAGACGGAGCTGGGCCGCCCTCCCGAGCGCTGGAAGGATGCCTGGGATCGGGTGAAGGCCGCACAGCGCCTGGAAGGCCGGCCAGAGGGACGTGTGAGTGGG GAGGGCCCCGTGGGCTCCACCCTGAGCCTCAGCTTGGACAGTGACCAGAGCAGCGGCTCAACCACATCTGGCTCCCGCCAGGCCGCACGCCGCAGCACGAGCACCCTGTACAGCCAGTTCCAGACCGCCGAGAGTGAGAACAG GTCCTACGAGGGCACCCTGTACAAGAAGGGGGCCTTCATGAAGCCCTGGAAGGCCCGCTGGTTCGTGCTGGACAAGACCAAGCACCAG CTGCGCTACTACGACCACCGCGTGGACACCGAGTGCAAGGGCGTCATCGACCTGGCCGAGGTGGAGACTGTGGCGCCAGGCACCCCCACCATGGGTGCCCCCAAAACTGTGGATGAGAAGGCCTTCTTTGAc GTGAAGACCACGCGTCGTGTTTACAACTTCTGTGCCCAGGACGTGCCATCAGCCCAGCAGTGGGTGGACCAGATCCAGGGCTGCCTGTCGGATGCCTGA
- the SBF1 gene encoding myotubularin-related protein 5 isoform X2 — protein sequence MARLADYFVLVAFGPHPRGSGEGQGQILQRFPEKDWEDNPFPQGIELFCQPSGWQLCPERNPPTFFVAVLTDINSERHYCACLTFWEPADPTQEAACAEDTAEREEEVDEGDPLRLSPSVPHPSGRLFAPKTLVLVSRLDHVEVFRNSLGLIYTIHVEGLSVGLENVIGNLLTCIIPLAGGSQRTISLGAGDRQVIQTPLADSLPVSRCSVALLFRQLGITNVLSLFCAALTEHKVLFLSRSYQRLSDACRGLLALLFPLRYSFTYVPILPAQLLEVLSTPTPFIIGVNAAFQAETQELLDVIVADLDGGTVTIPECVHIPPLPEPLQSQTHSVLSMVLDPELELADLAFPPPTMPASSLNIQDKELRAVFLRLFAQLLQGYRWCLHMVRVHPEPVIRFHKAAFLGQRGLVEDDFLMKVLEGMAFAGFVSERGVPYRPTDLFDELVAHEVARMRAEENHPQRVLRHVKELAEQLYKNENPYPAVSMHKVQRPGEASHLQQASRPFPRLDESMVQWIVDQATAKMQGAPPTVKAERRTSVPSGPPMTAILERSSGLHGNSARRLEVVRNCISYVFEGKMLEAKKLLPAVLRALKGRAARRCLAQELHLHVQQNRAVLDHRQFDFVVRMMNCCLQDCTSLDEHGIAAALLPLATAFCRKLSPGVTQFAYSCVQEHVVWSTPQFWEAMFYADVQTHIRALYLEPAEDQDPSQGGEAPAQDERSALDVASEQQRLWPTLSREKQQELVQKEESTVFSQAIHYASRMSYLLLPLDSSRSRLLRERAGLGDLESVSNSLVTSSMAGSVAESYDTESGFEDSETSDVAGAVVRFINRFVDKVCTESGVTSDHLKGLHVMVPDIVQMHVETLEAVHRESRRLPPIQKPKLLRPRLLPGEECVLDGLRVCLLPDGREGGAGGSGGGPALLPAEGAIFLTTYRVIFTGMPTDPLVGEQVVVRSFPVAALTKEKRVSVQTPTDQLLQDGLQLRSCTFQLLKMAFDEEVGSDSAELFRKQLQKLRYPPDLRGTFAFTLGSTHTVGRPPRTAKDKGPSLRTLSRNLVKNAKKTIGRQYVTRKKYNPPSWEHQGQPPSEDQEDEISVSEELEPSTLTPSLALKPSDRMTMSGLVERACCRDYQRLGLGTLSSSLSRAKSEPFRVSPVNRMYAICRSYPGLLIVPQSVQDNALQRVSRCYRQNRFPVVCWRSGRSKAVLLRSGGLHGKGVVGLFKAQNAPSPGQSQADSSSLEQEKYLQAVVSAMPRYADAAGRNTLSGFSLAHMGSHVPSPRARVTTLSNPMAASASRRTAPRGKWGSVRASGRSSGLSTDVGSRLASRDMLGAPQANGTPPDPGFLRPQRAALYIIGDKAQLKGVRPDPLQQWELVPIEVFEARQVKASFKKLLKACVPGCPTAEPGPASFLRSLEDSEWLVQIHKLLQVSVLVVELLASGSSVLVSLEDGWDITTQVVSLVQLLSDPFYRTLEGFRLLVEKEWLSFGHRFSHRGAHTLAGQSSGFTPVFLQFLDCVYQVHLQFPMEFEFSQFYLKFLGYHHASRRFRTFLLDSDYERIELGLLYEEKGERRGPQACRSVWEYVDRLCKRTPMFYNYMYAPEDAEVLRPYSNVSNLKVWDFYTEETLSEGPPYDWELAQGPPEPPEEERPDGGAPQSRRRVVWPCYDSRPRAQPDAISRLLEELQRLETELGRPPERWKDAWDRVKAAQRLEGRPEGRGTPSSLLVSSVPHHRRSLGVYLQEGPVGSTLSLSLDSDQSSGSTTSGSRQAARRSTSTLYSQFQTAESENRSYEGTLYKKGAFMKPWKARWFVLDKTKHQLRYYDHRVDTECKGVIDLAEVETVAPGTPTMGAPKTVDEKAFFDVKTTRRVYNFCAQDVPSAQQWVDQIQGCLSDA from the exons GGAGTGGGGAAGGCCAGGGCCAGATCCTGCAGCGCTTCCCAGAGAAGGACTGGGAGGACAACCCGTTCCCCCAGGGCATCGAGCTG TTTTGCCAGCCCAGTGGGTGGCAGCTGTGTCCTGAGAGGAACCCACCAACCTTCTTTGTTGCTGTTCTCACTGACATCAACTCCGAGAGGCACTACTGCGCCTGCTTGACCTTCTGGGAGCCGGCAGATCCCACACAG GAAGCGGCCTGCGCCGAGGACACTGCTgagagggaggaggaagtggaCGAGGGGGATCCTCTGCGACTGTCCCCCTCGGTGCCTCATCCGTCTGGCCGACTGTTTGCACCAAAGACACTGGTGCTGGTGTCTCGACTGGACCACGTGGAGGTGTTCAGG AACAGCCTGGGTCTCATCTACACCATCCATGTGGAGGGCCTGAGCGTGGGCCTGGAGAACGTCATTGGGAACCTGCTTACGTGCATCATCCCCCTGGCTGGGGGCTCCCAG AGAACCATCTCGCTGGGGGCTGGTGACCGGCAGGTCATTCAGACCCCGCTGGCTGACTCGCTGCCTGTCAGCCGCTGCAGTGTGGCCCTGCTCTTCCGCCAGCTGG GCATCACCAACGTGCTGTCTCTGTTCTGTGCCGCCCTCACGGAGCACAAGGTGCTCTTCCTGTCTCGCAGCTACCAGAGGCTCTCCGACGCTTGCCGAGGACTCTTGGCCCTGCTCTTCCCTCTCAGATACAG CTTCACCTACGTGCCCATCCTGCCGGCGCAGCTCCTGGAGGTCCTCAGCACTCCCACGCCCTTCATCATCGGCGTCAACGCTGCTTTCCAGGCAGAGACCCAGGAGCTG CTGGACGTGATTGTTGCTGATCTGGATGGAGGGACGGTGACCATCCCCGAATGTGTGCACATTCCACCCCTGCCAGAGCCGCTGCAGAGTCAGACACACAGTGTTCTGAGCATG gTCCTGGATCCAGAGCTGGAGTTGGCAGATCTTGCCTTCCCACCACCCACAATGCCTGCTTCCTCACTGAATATACAG GACAAGGAACTGCGTGCCGTCTTCCTGCGGCTCTTTGCTCAGCTCCTGCAGGGCTACCGCTGGTGTCTGCACATGGTCCGTGTCCACCCCGAGCCCGTCATCCGCTTCCACAAG GCAGCCTTCCTGGGCCAGCGCGGGCTGGTGGAGGACGACTTCCTGATGAAGGTGCTGGAGGGCATGGCCTTTGCAGGCTTTGTGTCGGAGCGTGGAGTCCCCTACCGCCCCACGGACCTGTTTGATGAG CTGGTGGCCCACGAGGTAGCACGGATGCGGGCAGAAGAGAACCACCCCCAGCGAGTCCTGCGTCATGTCAAGGAATTGGCGGAACAGCTCTATAAGAAC GAGAACCCATACCCTGCCGTGTCCATGCATAAGGTCCAGAGGCCAGGGGAGGCCAGTCACCTGCAGCAGGCATCCCGGCCATTCCCCCGGCTGGACGAGAGCATGGTGCAGTGGATCGTGGACCAGGCCACAGCCAAGATGCAGGGCGCGCCCCCCACGGTGAAGGCTGAGAGGAGGACCAGCGTGCCCTCGGGGCCCCCCATGA CTGCTATCCTGGAGCGGAGCAGTGGGCTCCATGGCAACAGTGCACGCCGGCTTGAGGTGGTTCGAAACTGCATCTCCTATGTGTTCGAGGGGAAGATGCTCGAAGCCAAGAAG CTGCTCCCAGCCGTGCTGAGGGCCCTGAAGGGGCGAGCGGCCCGCCGCTGCCTCGCCCAGGAGCTGCACCTGCACGTGCAGCAGAACCGAGCGGTCCTGGACCACCGGCAGTTTGACTTTGTCGTCCGCATGATGAACTGCTGCCTGcag GATTGCACCTCCCTGGACGAGCACGGCATCGCAGCTGCTCTGCTGCCCCTGGCCACGGCCTTCTGCCGG AAGCTGAGCCCGGGGGTGACGCAGTTTGCATACAGCTGCGTGCAGGAGCACGTGGTGTGGAGCACACCGCAGTTCTGGGAGGCGATGTTCTACGCAGACGTTCAGACCCACATCCGGGCCCTCTACCTGGAGCCTGCCGAGGACCAAGACCCCTCACAG GGAGGAGAAGCGCCTGCACAGGACGAGCGCTCTGCCCTGGACGTGGCATCTGAGCAGCAGCGCCTGTGGCCGACCCTGAGCCGCGAGAAGCAGCAGGAGCTGGTGCAGAAGGAGGAGAGCACGGTGTTCAGCCAGGCCATCCACTACGCCAGCCGCATGAGCTACCTGCTGCTGCCCCTGGACAGCAGCAGAAGCCGGCTGCTGCGGGAGCGCGCGGGGCTGGGTGACCTGGAGAGCGTCAGCAACAGCCTGGTCACCAGCAG CATGGCGGGCAGTGTGGCGGAGAGCTATGACACAGAAAGTGGTTTTGAAGACTCGGAGACCAGTGATGTGGCCGGTGCCGTGGTCCGCTTCATCAACCGCTTCGTAGACAAGGTCTGCACAGAGAGTGGGGTCACCAGCGACCACCTCAAGGGGCTGCACGTCATGGTGCCAG ACATCGTCCAGATGCACGTTGAGACCCTGGAGGCCGTACACCGAGAGAGCAGAAGGCTGCCTCCCATCCAGAAG CCCAAGCTGCTGCGGCCACGCCTTCTGCCTGGCGAGGAGTGTGTGCTGGATGGCCTGCGTGTCTGCCTGCTGCCGGATGGACGTGAGGGGGGCGCAGGCGGTAGCGGTGGGGGGCCCGCACTGCTGCCAGCCGAGGGTGCCATCTTCCTCACCACCTACCGGGTCATCTTCACAGGGATGCCCACCGACCCGCTGG TGGGGGAACAGGTGGTGGTCCGCTCCTTCCCTGTGGCTGCACTCACCAAGGAGAAGCGAGTCAGCGTCCAGACCCCCACAGACCAACTCCTACAGGACGGGCTGCAGCTACGCTCCTGCACATTCCAG CTGCTGAAGATGGCCTTCGACGAGGAGGTGGGGTCTGACAGCGCTGAGCTCTTCCGGAAGCAGCTGCAGAAGTTGCGCTACCCGCCAGACCTCAGGGGCACCTTCGCCTTCACCCTGGGCTCCACCCACACAGTTGGCCGGCCACCCCGCACTGCCAAGGACAAGGGTCCCTCCCTTAG GACTCTTTCTCGGAACCTCGTGAAAAACGCCAAGAAGACCATTGGGCGTCAGTATGTCACTCGGAAGAAGTATAATCCCCCGAGCTGGGAGCACCAGGGCCAGCCGCCCTCTGAGGACCAGGAAGATGAGATCTCAG TTTCGGAGGAGCTGGAGCCCAGCACGCTGACCCCTTCCTTGGCCCTGAAGCCCTCGGACCGCATGACCATGAGTGGGCTGGTGGAACGGGCATGCTGCCGGGACTACCAGCGCCTGGGCCTGGGCACGCTGAGCAGCAGTCTGAGCCGCGCCAAGTCTGAGCCCTTCCGTGTCTCCCCGGTCAACCGCATGTACGCCATCTGCCGCAG CTACCCCGGGCTGCTGATCGTCCCCCAGAGTGTCCAGGACAACGCCCTGCAGCGCGTCTCCCGTTGCTACCGCCAGAACCGCTTCCCCGTGGTCTGCTGGCGCAGTGGGCGCTCCAAGGCTGTGCTGCTGCGCTCAGGGGGCCTGCACGGCAAGGGTGTCGTCGGCCTCTTCAAGGCCCAAAACGCGCCTTCTCCAG gCCAGTCCCAGGCGGACTCCAGCAGCTTGGAGCAGGAGAAGTACCTGCAGGCTGTGGTCAGCGCCATGCCCCGCTACGCAGATGCTGCAGGTCGGAACACCCTCAGCGGCTTCTCTTTGGCCCACATGGGCAGCCATG TGCCCAGCCCCCGAGCCAGGGTCACCACGCTGTCCAACCCCATGGCGGCCTCGGCCTCCAGACGGACTGCACCCCGAG GTAAATGGGGCAGTGTCCGGGCCAGTGGGCGCAGCAGTGGGCTCAGCACTGATGTTGGCTCCCGGCTAGCAAGCAGAGACATGCTGGGTGCCCCCCAGGCCAATGGGACCCCCCCCGACCCAGGCTTTCTTCGGCCCCAGCGTGCAGCGCTCTACATCATTGGGGACAAAGCCCAGCTCAAG GGCGTGCGGCCAGACCCCCTGCAGCAGTGGGAGCTGGTGCCCATCGAGGTGTTTGAGGCCCGGCAGGTGAAGGCCAGCTTCAAGAAGCTGCTGAAGGCGTGCGTCCCTGGCTGTCCCACGGCCGAGCCCGGTCCGGCCTCCTTCCTGCGCTCGCTGGAGGACTCAGAGTGGCTGGTCCAG ATCCACAAGCTGCTGCAGGTCTCGGTGCTGGTGGTGGAGCTCCTGGCCTCGGGCTCCTCTGTCCTGGTGAGCCTGGAGGACGGCTGGGACATCACCACCCAG GTGGTGTCCCTCGTGCAGCTGCTCTCGGACCCCTTCTACCGCACCCTGGAGGGCTTCCGTCTGCTGGTGGAGAAGGAGTGGCTGTCCTTTGGCCACCGATTCAGCCACCGTGGCGCCCACACCCTGGCTGGGCAGAGCAGTGGCTTCACGCCCGTCTTCCTACAGTTCCTGGACTGTGTGTACCAG GTTCACCTGCAGTTTCCCATGGAGTTCGAGTTCAGCCAGTTCTACCTCAAGTTCCTTGGTTACCACCATGCATCCCGCCGCTTCCGGACCTTTCTGCTCGACTCGGATTACGAACGCATAGAGCTGG GGCTATTGTATGAGGAGAAGGGGGAGCGCAGGGGCCCGCAGGCGTGCAGGTCCGTGTGGGAGTATGTGGACCGGCTGTGTAAGAGGACACCCATGTTCTACAACTACATGTATGCGCCCGAGGATGCTGAG GTCCTGCGGCCCTACAGCAACGTGTCCAACCTGAAGGTGTGGGACTTCTACACTGAGGAGACGTTGTCTGAGGGCCCCCCTTATGACTGGGAGCTAGCCCAGGGGCCACCTGAGCCCCCAGAGGAGGAACGGCCTGATGGGGGCGCTCCCCAGAGCAGGCGCCGGGTGGTGTGGCCATGCTACGACAGCCGCCCCCGGGCCCAGCCCGATGCCATCTCACGCCTGCTGGAG GAGCTGCAGCGGCTGGAGACGGAGCTGGGCCGCCCTCCCGAGCGCTGGAAGGATGCCTGGGATCGGGTGAAGGCCGCACAGCGCCTGGAAGGCCGGCCAGAGGGACGT ggcacccccagctccctgctgGTGTCCAGCGTGCCACACCACCGCCGCTCGCTGGGTGTGTACCTGCAGGAGGGCCCCGTGGGCTCCACCCTGAGCCTCAGCTTGGACAGTGACCAGAGCAGCGGCTCAACCACATCTGGCTCCCGCCAGGCCGCACGCCGCAGCACGAGCACCCTGTACAGCCAGTTCCAGACCGCCGAGAGTGAGAACAG GTCCTACGAGGGCACCCTGTACAAGAAGGGGGCCTTCATGAAGCCCTGGAAGGCCCGCTGGTTCGTGCTGGACAAGACCAAGCACCAG CTGCGCTACTACGACCACCGCGTGGACACCGAGTGCAAGGGCGTCATCGACCTGGCCGAGGTGGAGACTGTGGCGCCAGGCACCCCCACCATGGGTGCCCCCAAAACTGTGGATGAGAAGGCCTTCTTTGAc GTGAAGACCACGCGTCGTGTTTACAACTTCTGTGCCCAGGACGTGCCATCAGCCCAGCAGTGGGTGGACCAGATCCAGGGCTGCCTGTCGGATGCCTGA